Part of the Verrucomicrobiales bacterium genome, CGCGAAGCCGCGCTCGTTCTCCGGCAGGGGCTTTCCCTTGGTCTCGGGAGCGAACGGCAAGGCGATCAGCCCGATGAGAAACACTGCGCACATCGCGACACCCGCATAGCGCATGGGCTCGGGCTTATCGACAAAGACGGTGCTGGTCAGATGCCCCAGGAGATAGGGTCCAGTGGCCGCGATGAAGCGCCCGACGTTGTAGCAGAAGGAGACCCCGGTGCTGCGAAGGTTCGTGGGAAACAACTCCGGGAAATAGACCGCGTAGCCGCCGAAGAGGGCGAACTGGAAGAAGCCCATCAGCGGAATCATCCAAAAGACCTGACTGAGTTCCTTCAGATTCCAGAACACCAGGGCCGTGGTGAGCATGGCCCCAATGAAGGTGATCGCAAACGTCGGACGGCGTCCGATTCGCTGAGCCAGCAGGCCGAAGCAGCAGATCCCGGTAAAGCCGGCGATGTTCTGCATAATCAGGGCTATGCCCGTCCACCGGAACAGCTGCTTGGCCACCTCGGCGTCCGTCATTCCTTGAGCCACAAAGTGCTTGGTGAACACCAGGCGCAGCAGATCCGGGCTAAAGAACCCGATGCCCCACAGCCCCACCACACCCGCGAACGCCAAAGCCAGACCGACGAACGCCCGATACCTCCAGACCGGATGCCCGAAAAGCGCTGCATAGGACCCCAGCTGCTCGGACTTCTTACCGCTTCCTGCGACGCTCTTCCAACGTTCCGGCTCCTTCAAGCGTGTGCGGATGGCAAGGGCGAGGAAGGCCGGCAACGCACCAATGAGGAACATGATCCGCCATCGGCTCATCCCTAAATCTTCCATCTCCCCGAGCCCGATGTTAATCAAGGCCGCGCTGATGTTGCCCACCGCCGAAAGCGCCTGCAGCAAGGAAATCGCATAGGGCCGCGCTCGATCGGGCATCACTTCCGCCACGAGGGCAACTCCGACCGCAAATTCACCCCCGACTCCCAGGCCGGTGATGAACCGATAGAAGGCGAAATCGGCAAACCCCGTGGAAAAGGCGCTCAACCCGGTGCAGAGCGAGTAGATCAAGATCGTCCACAACATGGTCTTGGCGCGTCCAATCTTGTCACCCAGCACCCCGAAGATCAGCCCACCCGTCGCCCACCCGAGCAGGAAGATGGAGGTTGCCATGCTCCCGTACTTGGCGACATCGGCCTTCGACGGCGGCACACCGTTGACCGCCAGCAACTCGGTCATCGCGGGTACTCGCGCCAAGGTGAACAGCTGCTGGTCAAGACAGTCGAAGAGCCAGCCGAGGGCGGCCACGATCAGTACAAACCAGTGATACCGGTTTAGTTCCTTCCACCAAGGGCCGTTCATCTGTGTCATAGCAAGCGTCGAGACATGTTACTCTGTCCGTGGGGACCTGGCGTGCGTACACAGAAAAAAGGGGAAAGCCAAGGCATAACTTTGGTACGTGACTCCGGATCGCGGCTTGTTTTAACTGCGACGTGTCCGGGCAACACCGGGACTCCTGACCATGAAGCGCAAACCATCCTTTCGGAGCAGCCTAGCGCTGACTCTACTGACCTTCGGAAGTCTGCTGGCCACCGCCGCCGACATCTCGTCTTCGATTCAAGCCATCCGGAACGTCGGCCCAGAGGGCAAGGGCAATCTGGAAGCCGCCGCCGCCGTTCGCTGGCTCTCCCAGCAGGAGGTCGGCGCGCTGCCGACGCTCCTGGCCGGGATGGATGGAGCCAACGAGCTGTCCGCCAACTGGCTTCGCTCGTCCATCGAGGCGGTGGTCCAACGACAGAAGCAGCAGGGCAAATCCCTGCCGGTCGCCGAGATAGGCGCGTTTCTGCTCGACACCCGGCACGACCCCAAGGCCCGTGAACTGGCGTTCGATCTGCTGTCGCAGCTCGATTCAGGCGCCTCCCGCGCGCTCTTGGCTGGAATGCTCAACGACCCCAGTATGACGCTGCGCCGCGGATCGGTGCAGCGGCTGCTCGATCAGGCCGCCAAAGCGAAGTCGGACGGAACCACCAACACTGCCAACCTGCTGTATCAGCAGGCTCTGACTTACGTTCGCGATGTCGATCAGATCCAGAGCATCACCGACGCTCTCAAGGCGCTGGGACAGAAGACCGATCTCCCCGCCCTGTTCGGCTGGGTGCAGAACTGGAAGGTGATTGGACCCTTTGACAACACCAAGAGAGCGGGCTTCGACCAGGGATTCCCTCCGGAAACCGAAATCAATCTCAGCGCCACGTATGACGGCAAGGGTGGCAAAGTAAAATGGGTGGACCTGAACGGCACCGATGACTACGGAAAAATTGACGTCAACCTGCCCCTGGGAAAACTCAAGGAGACCATCGCTTACTGTTATACGGAGCTGCATTCTCCCAAGGCCCAGAGTGTGGAGATTCGATTGGGCTGCAAGAACGCCTGGAAGGTGTGGCTGAATGGGAAGTTGTTGTTCGGACGCGATGAATACCATCGGGGCGCTGAAATTGATCAATACCGCTTGCCGGCCGAGCTCAACGCTGGAAAAAATGCCCTGTTGGTCAAACTGGGACAAAACGAACAGAAGGAGGAGTGGACCGTCGAGTGGGAGTTTCAGCTGCGCGTCACCGATGCGCTGGGAACCCCCATCACCCCATTACGAGTCGGAGTGCCGCCCCCCACGACCGCGGCACTGAGTTCGCCAACTCCATTCGCCCCCAACGCCAACTGACCTACCGACATTGACTCGTGACCAACGATCCCCAACGACACCCTATCTCGAGTATGAAACTAATTCTCTGCCTGACCCTCAGTGTGTCCTTGTTCGAACTGGGAGCCCTCGCCAACTGGCCGCAGTTCCGCGGACCTCAGTCCAATGGCACCCAGGAAGCCTTTGAGCTGCCGTCGAAGTTCTCGGGAGCGGAGAGCATCCAGTGGCGGGCCGACCTTCCGGGGCGCGGCCTGTCGAGCCCGATCATCATCGGGGATCGTGTCTATGTGAGCTGTTCCAGCGGACCGAAGCAGACCAAGCTCCATGTGCTGTGCT contains:
- a CDS encoding MFS transporter produces the protein MTQMNGPWWKELNRYHWFVLIVAALGWLFDCLDQQLFTLARVPAMTELLAVNGVPPSKADVAKYGSMATSIFLLGWATGGLIFGVLGDKIGRAKTMLWTILIYSLCTGLSAFSTGFADFAFYRFITGLGVGGEFAVGVALVAEVMPDRARPYAISLLQALSAVGNISAALINIGLGEMEDLGMSRWRIMFLIGALPAFLALAIRTRLKEPERWKSVAGSGKKSEQLGSYAALFGHPVWRYRAFVGLALAFAGVVGLWGIGFFSPDLLRLVFTKHFVAQGMTDAEVAKQLFRWTGIALIMQNIAGFTGICCFGLLAQRIGRRPTFAITFIGAMLTTALVFWNLKELSQVFWMIPLMGFFQFALFGGYAVYFPELFPTNLRSTGVSFCYNVGRFIAATGPYLLGHLTSTVFVDKPEPMRYAGVAMCAVFLIGLIALPFAPETKGKPLPENERGFAH